From the genome of Solidesulfovibrio carbinolicus, one region includes:
- the fusA gene encoding elongation factor G → MSRTVPIERQRNIGIMAHIDAGKTTTTERILFYTGVSHKIGEVHDGQATMDWMVQEQERGITITSAATTCYWRDHRINIIDTPGHVDFTIEVERSLRVLDGAVAVFDAVAGVEPQTETVWRQAERYRVPRMSFVNKMDRTGANFFRCVDMIRDRLGAKPVPLQLPIGSEDNFTGVVDMIQGKALIFDDATMGKEYVTQEIPDNMRDLYDEWRLQMLEAIAEEDEALMEKYLAGEELTPEELIAGVRKATIGLAICPVLCGSAFKNKGVQPLLDAVVDYLPSPVDIPAMVGHDPDDAEKAIECPCDPKLPLAALAFKLMSDPFIGHLTFLRLYSGKIESGMTVLNANTGKKERVGRLLKMHANKREEIKEAEAGDIVAAVGMKITSTGDTLCAENRPVALESLDIPEPVIEVAIEPKTKADRDALSQALGKLTKEDPSFRVKSDEESGQTLIAGMGELHLEIIVDRLMREFGVNANVGQPQVAYRETITKAIKNDLRYVKQTGGRGQYGHVVLEIEPKEDGGYEFVNDITGGIIPKEYIPAVDKGIQNAMKGGVMAGFPLVDIRVKLVFGSYHEVDSSEQAFFICGSQCFKEAVQKASPVLLEPIMAVEVVTPDEYMGDIMGDLNGRRGRIARMEARAGAQVITAHVPLSSMFGYATDLRSKSQGRATFTMIFDHYERVPASLAEEIMKKK, encoded by the coding sequence TCCGCTGCCACCACCTGCTACTGGCGCGATCACCGCATCAACATCATTGACACGCCCGGCCACGTGGATTTCACCATTGAGGTCGAGCGTTCCCTGCGCGTCCTCGACGGCGCCGTGGCCGTGTTCGACGCCGTTGCCGGCGTCGAGCCCCAGACCGAGACGGTCTGGCGGCAGGCTGAGCGGTATCGCGTTCCCCGCATGAGCTTCGTCAACAAGATGGATCGCACCGGCGCGAACTTCTTCCGCTGCGTGGACATGATCCGGGACCGCCTGGGCGCCAAGCCCGTGCCGCTCCAGCTGCCCATCGGGTCCGAAGACAACTTCACCGGCGTGGTGGACATGATCCAGGGCAAGGCCCTGATCTTTGACGACGCCACCATGGGCAAGGAATACGTCACCCAGGAAATCCCGGACAACATGCGGGATCTCTACGACGAATGGCGCCTGCAGATGCTTGAAGCCATCGCCGAAGAGGACGAAGCCCTCATGGAGAAGTACCTCGCGGGAGAAGAACTGACCCCCGAGGAACTCATCGCCGGCGTGCGCAAGGCCACCATCGGCCTGGCCATCTGCCCGGTGCTGTGCGGTTCGGCCTTCAAGAACAAGGGCGTGCAGCCCCTGCTCGACGCCGTGGTCGACTACCTGCCGTCTCCGGTGGACATCCCGGCCATGGTCGGTCACGACCCCGACGACGCCGAGAAGGCCATCGAGTGTCCGTGCGATCCCAAGCTGCCCCTGGCCGCCCTGGCGTTCAAGCTCATGAGCGATCCGTTCATCGGCCACCTGACCTTCCTGCGCTTGTACTCGGGCAAGATCGAATCCGGCATGACCGTCCTTAACGCCAACACCGGCAAGAAGGAACGCGTCGGACGTCTGCTCAAGATGCACGCCAACAAGCGTGAAGAGATAAAAGAAGCCGAAGCCGGCGACATCGTGGCCGCCGTCGGCATGAAGATCACCTCCACCGGCGACACCCTGTGCGCGGAAAACCGCCCGGTCGCCCTGGAGTCCCTGGACATCCCCGAGCCGGTCATCGAAGTGGCCATCGAGCCCAAGACCAAGGCCGACCGCGACGCGCTGTCCCAGGCCCTGGGCAAGTTGACCAAGGAAGATCCGTCGTTCCGCGTCAAGTCCGACGAGGAATCCGGCCAGACCCTGATCGCCGGCATGGGCGAATTGCACCTGGAAATCATCGTTGACCGCCTCATGCGTGAATTCGGCGTCAACGCCAACGTCGGCCAGCCCCAGGTCGCCTACCGTGAGACCATCACCAAGGCGATCAAGAACGATCTGCGTTACGTCAAGCAGACCGGCGGCCGCGGCCAGTACGGCCATGTTGTTCTCGAAATCGAGCCCAAGGAAGACGGCGGCTACGAATTCGTCAACGACATCACCGGCGGCATCATCCCCAAGGAATACATTCCGGCTGTCGACAAAGGCATCCAGAATGCCATGAAGGGCGGCGTCATGGCCGGCTTCCCGCTGGTCGACATCCGCGTCAAGCTGGTCTTTGGTTCCTACCACGAAGTGGACTCTTCGGAGCAGGCGTTTTTCATCTGCGGTTCCCAGTGCTTCAAGGAAGCCGTGCAGAAGGCCTCGCCCGTCCTGCTTGAGCCGATCATGGCCGTCGAAGTGGTCACTCCGGACGAATACATGGGCGACATCATGGGCGATCTGAATGGCCGTCGCGGCCGTATCGCCCGCATGGAAGCTCGGGCGGGCGCCCAGGTCATCACGGCCCACGTCCCCCTGTCCTCCATGTTCGGCTACGCCACGGACTTGCGTTCCAAGTCCCAGGGCCGCGCCACGTTCACCATGATCTTCGACCACTACGAGCGTGTTCCGGCCAGTCTGGCTGAAGAGATAATGAAGAAGAAATAA
- the tuf gene encoding elongation factor Tu: MGKAKFERNKPHVNIGTIGHIDHGKTTLTAAITRLASLKGNGEYIPFDQIDKAPEEKERGITIATAHVEYQTDKRHYAHVDCPGHADYIKNMITGAAQMDGGILVVAATDGPMPQTREHILLARQVGVPQLVVFMNKVDLVDDPELLELVELEVRELLSKYGFPGDDIPVIKGSALKALEAADVNSPEAAPIFELLDACDSFIPEPKRDIDKPFLMPIEDVFSISGRGTVVTGRVERGIVTVGDEVAIIGIKDTVKTTCTGVEMFRKILDQGQAGDNVGVLLRGIKRDDVERGQVLAKPGSITPHRKFKAEVYVLNKEEGGRHTPFFTGYRPQFYFRTTDITGVVTLNEGVEMVMPGDNATFNVELIAPIAMEKGLRFAIREGGRTVGAGVVSEIVE, translated from the coding sequence ATGGGCAAGGCGAAATTTGAACGCAACAAGCCGCACGTCAATATCGGCACCATCGGTCACATCGACCACGGCAAGACCACGCTGACCGCCGCCATCACGCGTCTGGCCAGCCTCAAGGGCAATGGCGAGTACATTCCCTTTGACCAGATCGACAAGGCGCCGGAAGAAAAGGAACGCGGCATCACCATCGCCACGGCCCACGTCGAATACCAGACCGACAAGCGGCACTACGCCCACGTCGATTGCCCGGGTCACGCCGACTACATCAAGAACATGATCACCGGCGCGGCCCAGATGGACGGCGGCATTCTCGTCGTCGCCGCCACCGACGGCCCCATGCCCCAGACCCGTGAGCACATCCTGCTCGCCCGTCAGGTCGGCGTGCCCCAGCTGGTGGTGTTCATGAACAAGGTCGATCTGGTTGACGACCCCGAACTTCTTGAGCTGGTCGAGCTGGAAGTGCGCGAGCTGCTGTCCAAGTACGGCTTCCCTGGCGACGACATCCCGGTCATCAAGGGTTCGGCCCTCAAGGCCCTGGAAGCGGCCGACGTCAACAGCCCCGAGGCCGCGCCCATCTTCGAGCTGCTCGACGCCTGCGACTCGTTTATCCCCGAGCCCAAGCGCGACATCGACAAGCCGTTCCTCATGCCCATCGAAGACGTGTTCTCCATCTCCGGCCGCGGCACCGTCGTGACCGGTCGTGTCGAGCGCGGCATCGTCACCGTGGGCGACGAAGTGGCCATCATCGGCATCAAGGACACGGTCAAGACGACCTGCACCGGCGTCGAGATGTTCCGCAAGATTCTCGATCAGGGCCAGGCTGGCGACAACGTCGGCGTGCTCCTGCGCGGCATCAAGCGCGACGACGTCGAGCGCGGCCAGGTTCTGGCCAAGCCCGGCTCCATCACGCCGCACCGCAAGTTCAAGGCCGAAGTGTACGTCCTCAACAAGGAAGAGGGCGGCCGCCACACCCCGTTTTTTACGGGCTACCGTCCCCAATTCTATTTCCGGACCACGGACATCACCGGCGTGGTGACCCTCAACGAAGGTGTTGAAATGGTCATGCCGGGCGACAACGCCACGTTCAACGTGGAACTGATCGCCCCCATCGCCATGGAAAAGGGCCTGCGCTTTGCCATCCGCGAAGGCGGCCGCACCGTCGGCGCTGGCGTCGTGTCGGAGATTGTGGAGTAA
- the rpsJ gene encoding 30S ribosomal protein S10, whose protein sequence is MVSMQNDRIRIKLKAYDYRILDKAVAEIVDTARNTGAGVAGPIPLPTDIHKVTVNRSVHVDKKSREQFEMRVHKRLLDIMEPTQQTVDALGKLSLPAGVDVEIKL, encoded by the coding sequence ATGGTTTCCATGCAAAATGATCGCATCCGTATCAAATTGAAGGCCTACGACTACCGCATCCTGGACAAGGCGGTGGCCGAGATCGTGGATACTGCCCGCAACACCGGAGCCGGCGTTGCCGGTCCCATCCCGTTGCCCACGGACATCCACAAGGTCACGGTCAACCGCTCGGTTCACGTCGACAAGAAGTCCCGTGAACAGTTCGAGATGCGGGTTCACAAACGTCTCCTGGACATTATGGAGCCCACGCAGCAGACCGTGGACGCGCTCGGGAAACTGAGCCTTCCTGCCGGTGTTGACGTGGAAATTAAGCTCTAA